The Bacillaceae bacterium S4-13-56 region TCTTTTTAATCCCGCATGAATGGCGGTTTCCCACCATAAATCGTATGTAAAACGTGAAGAGTAGGTGGGGAAACTGCTCGTAAATGTCCGATTGGTCCAAGGGCCTTTAGATAATACAACCTAGGGTGCTAGCAATTAGTAGGGACGGCGAGTGGTTGAAGTTTTACTTTATTGCACTATCAGAATTTATAACATTAGTCAGTTTATAGTACATGAAAAAACTAGGCATTCGCCATTATGACTTGGCGATAAGCCTAGTTTTTCTAATTGGTCTATTCAAACCCTGGAACCATAATGAATGAGGTGTAATAGGAAAAACCGACAAAAAATACCGTTAAATAGGCACCAAATATGTACATGTACATACGTTCTGACAATTTCAAATAACTAATTGCTAAAAAGAATGCTGTTTGTACCATGAAAAGTAATGCAGCTGGATACATATGTCCAACGTAGAACATAACTGAAAAAATTCCAGTCCAAAAAGCTATTACACGAAATACGCGATCCATTTGTGTATTCCCCTCCTTGTTCCGGCATCCCGATTCTATTTGTATAATAAAATGAATTCCCATAGTTATTATAAACGTTCATCACAAGATTGTAAACGAATGTTCACAGTTCGTTCGAAATTCTATTATTTATATTATGCCCAATAATAAAGAAAAAACCAAGCGAATTGAACTTGGTTTTTAAGTGGCGAGAAGTACTTCATAGGAACATGCTTCACAACCATTAATTAAATTATCTTCTTCTGTTAATTCAATTTCACCAATTAGAGATTCAAACATTCCCTTGATAAAATAGCCATGCATTTTACAGACTTCTTCTTGGTTATGATGGGCCACTTCTTTGAATGGACAATTGAAAATTTTAAAAGAAATCTTATTTTCTTTTTCACGATAAGTGAATTCAGGAAATAATCCAAGCATAGTCGATGCATCTTTAATGATGTTAATTTTCTTTTCAATACTTAAATGAGGAGACTCTGTATGTCCTGAATGATCTTGATCTATAATTTCTTTTCCAAAACGTTTTCCTGTTTGATACAAGGCGTCCCTTCCTAATGGACCTAGTTCAACGAATGATTGTATAGCTATTTTTGATAATAATTGATAGTCTCTATAAGGA contains the following coding sequences:
- a CDS encoding DUF2626 domain-containing protein: MDRVFRVIAFWTGIFSVMFYVGHMYPAALLFMVQTAFFLAISYLKLSERMYMYIFGAYLTVFFVGFSYYTSFIMVPGFE
- a CDS encoding helix-turn-helix domain-containing protein, encoding MEQTLRITNVLSDPTRFYIYQYITKRHSEVTVQEVADAFEIHPNVARLHLSKLEDVDMLVSETKKTGKGGRPSRLYRLSDEVVQLNFPYRDYQLLSKIAIQSFVELGPLGRDALYQTGKRFGKEIIDQDHSGHTESPHLSIEKKINIIKDASTMLGLFPEFTYREKENKISFKIFNCPFKEVAHHNQEEVCKMHGYFIKGMFESLIGEIELTEEDNLINGCEACSYEVLLAT